The Rhizobium sp. BT03 genome has a window encoding:
- a CDS encoding chemotaxis protein CheW gives MTTINSTSFSGDTLEIIAFRLHDQEFCVKTTTIREIRGWAPSTPIPHAPADVIGVMNLRGSVIPIIDLAYKLGMKSTVANERSAIVVAEVHSMVIGMLVDRVSDILTISSSQVQPVPEVTASFDRAYCEGIIASENGMICFLNLAKMFKENETDELAA, from the coding sequence ATGACCACGATCAATTCCACTAGCTTCAGCGGCGATACGCTCGAGATCATTGCCTTCCGCCTGCATGATCAGGAATTCTGCGTCAAGACCACGACCATCCGCGAAATTCGCGGCTGGGCGCCGTCGACGCCGATCCCGCATGCGCCGGCCGATGTCATCGGCGTCATGAACCTGCGCGGCTCGGTGATCCCGATCATCGATCTTGCCTATAAGCTCGGCATGAAGAGCACCGTCGCCAACGAACGCAGCGCCATTGTCGTCGCCGAAGTTCACAGCATGGTCATCGGCATGCTCGTCGACCGCGTCTCGGATATTCTCACCATCTCCTCCAGCCAGGTCCAGCCGGTGCCCGAAGTGACAGCCTCCTTCGACCGCGCCTATTGCGAAGGCATCATCGCTTCGGAAAATGGCATGATCTGCTTCCTGAACCTCGCCAAGATGTTCAAGGAAAACGAGACAGATGAACTGGCGGCCTGA
- the rocD gene encoding ornithine--oxo-acid transaminase — MTTSEKLIATEQRLGANNYKPLDVVLTRGEGVHVWDTDGNRYLDCLSAYSAVNQGHCHPRILAAMVEQAGRLTLTSRAFRNDQLAYLYEELAALTGSHKILPMNSGAEAVETAIKAVRKWGYEVKGVPEGQAEIIVCADNFHGRTLSIISFSTDPDARTGFGPYTPGFRTIPFGDAEAFEAAINGNTVAALIEPIQGEAGVIIPPAGYFTRIRELCTDNNVTLILDEIQTGLGRTGKLLAEEHEGIEADVTLIGKALSGGFYPVSAVLSNSEVLGVLKPGQHGSTFGGNPLACAVARTALKVLTEEGMIENAAAMGDYFLEGLRSIRSNIVRDVRGRGLMMAIELEPEAGGARQYCHALKERGLLAKDTHDHTIRLAPPLVITREQVDWAVSQIEKTIG; from the coding sequence ATGACCACCTCGGAAAAACTGATCGCCACCGAACAGCGGCTCGGCGCCAACAACTACAAGCCGCTCGACGTGGTGCTGACGCGTGGCGAAGGTGTTCATGTCTGGGATACCGACGGCAATCGTTATCTCGATTGCCTCTCGGCCTATTCGGCCGTCAACCAGGGCCATTGTCATCCGAGGATTCTTGCCGCCATGGTCGAGCAGGCGGGCAGGCTGACGCTCACCTCCCGCGCCTTCCGCAACGACCAGCTCGCCTATCTCTATGAAGAGCTTGCGGCGCTGACCGGCTCGCATAAGATCCTGCCGATGAACTCAGGCGCCGAAGCCGTGGAGACCGCCATCAAGGCGGTGCGCAAATGGGGATACGAGGTCAAGGGCGTGCCGGAAGGCCAAGCGGAGATCATCGTCTGCGCCGATAATTTCCATGGCCGGACGCTGAGCATCATCAGTTTCTCCACCGATCCCGACGCCCGCACCGGCTTCGGCCCCTACACGCCGGGCTTTCGAACCATTCCCTTCGGTGATGCTGAAGCGTTCGAGGCGGCCATCAACGGCAATACGGTCGCCGCGCTGATCGAGCCGATCCAGGGCGAAGCCGGCGTCATCATCCCGCCGGCCGGTTATTTTACCCGCATCCGCGAGCTTTGCACTGATAACAACGTCACCCTCATCCTCGACGAGATCCAGACCGGTCTCGGCCGCACCGGCAAGCTGCTGGCGGAGGAACATGAAGGCATCGAGGCCGATGTGACGCTGATCGGCAAGGCGCTGTCCGGCGGCTTCTATCCGGTGTCCGCCGTGTTATCGAATTCCGAGGTACTGGGGGTACTGAAGCCCGGCCAGCACGGCTCTACCTTCGGCGGCAACCCGCTTGCCTGCGCGGTGGCGCGCACCGCGCTGAAGGTGCTGACGGAAGAGGGCATGATCGAGAACGCCGCTGCTATGGGCGACTATTTTCTCGAAGGCCTGAGGTCGATCCGCTCGAACATCGTCAGGGACGTGCGCGGCCGCGGCCTGATGATGGCGATCGAGCTGGAGCCCGAAGCCGGCGGCGCGCGGCAATATTGCCATGCGCTGAAGGAACGCGGCCTGCTCGCCAAGGATACGCACGACCATACGATTCGCCTCGCCCCACCACTGGTCATCACCAGGGAACAGGTGGATTGGGCGGTCTCGCAGATCGAAAAGACCATAGGCTGA
- the rocF gene encoding arginase: protein MNAQSRSVTLIGAPLEEGSGRRGAAMGPAALRIAGVDQTLIELGHDVADLGDLRIVPAMDLPNHPKAHNLRIVGAFTRALESSVYDVAASGRFPLILGGDHSLSMGSVSGMARYAAGKGRPLFVLWLDAHADFNSPATSPSGNIHGMPVAFFCGEAEFAEILPKDRPFVDPKHVFQVGIRSVDAREREEIHEHGVNVFDMRAIDEQGIGAIMREILEAVAKANGLLHVSLDLDFLDPDIAPGVGTTVPGGATFREAHLVMEMLSDSGLVSSLDLVELNPFLDDRGKSARVLVELTASLFGRRIFDRPTRAA from the coding sequence ATGAATGCCCAATCGCGATCTGTCACCCTCATCGGCGCACCGCTGGAAGAAGGCTCCGGCCGCAGGGGCGCTGCCATGGGACCCGCGGCGCTGCGTATCGCCGGCGTCGACCAGACGCTGATCGAGCTCGGCCATGACGTCGCCGATCTCGGCGATCTCAGGATCGTGCCGGCGATGGACCTGCCGAATCATCCGAAGGCTCATAATCTCCGAATCGTCGGCGCCTTCACCCGTGCGCTCGAAAGCAGCGTCTACGACGTCGCCGCTTCCGGCCGTTTCCCGCTGATTCTCGGCGGCGACCACAGCCTGTCCATGGGCAGCGTCTCCGGCATGGCGCGATATGCCGCCGGCAAAGGCCGGCCGCTTTTCGTGCTCTGGCTCGATGCCCATGCCGATTTCAACTCTCCCGCCACCTCGCCCTCCGGCAATATCCACGGCATGCCCGTCGCCTTCTTCTGCGGCGAGGCGGAGTTTGCCGAGATTCTGCCGAAAGACCGTCCCTTCGTCGACCCGAAACATGTCTTTCAAGTCGGCATCCGTTCGGTCGATGCGCGTGAGCGCGAGGAAATCCACGAACACGGCGTCAACGTCTTCGATATGCGGGCGATCGACGAGCAGGGCATCGGCGCCATCATGCGTGAGATCCTCGAGGCCGTCGCCAAGGCCAACGGCCTGCTGCATGTCAGCCTTGATCTTGATTTCCTCGATCCCGACATTGCGCCGGGCGTCGGCACCACGGTACCCGGCGGCGCAACCTTCCGCGAGGCGCATCTGGTGATGGAAATGCTGTCCGACAGCGGCCTCGTTTCGTCGCTCGATCTCGTCGAACTCAATCCGTTTCTCGACGATCGCGGCAAGAGCGCCCGCGTCCTGGTGGAGTTGACGGCAAGCCTCTTCGGCCGCCGCATCTTCGATCGCCCAACCCGCGCCGCATAA
- the fdhD gene encoding formate dehydrogenase accessory sulfurtransferase FdhD — protein MVDFSTTAHAPETARRNGIIQTGSRIVPEEVPVAFSYGGSSHAVMMATPADLEDFAVGFSLTEGIIAKRAEISGIEVVAGEQGIDVQVSLVDDVADRLRARRRSMAGPVGCGLCGIESIEQAVRPVPDVSASPLALSHADIVRAVSLLNEAQPLHRETRAVHGAGFYIPGQGLVAVREDVGRHNALDKLCGAVIGLGERGGDGAVAVTSRLSVEMVQKAAILGSPVLIAISAPTALAIRTAETAGMTLVALVRGEDFEIFTHPHRISPGSIADVA, from the coding sequence ATGGTAGATTTCTCCACCACCGCCCATGCTCCCGAAACCGCCCGCCGCAACGGCATCATACAGACCGGCTCTCGCATCGTGCCGGAAGAAGTGCCGGTTGCCTTTTCCTATGGCGGCAGCTCGCATGCGGTGATGATGGCAACGCCCGCCGATCTTGAGGATTTTGCCGTCGGCTTCAGCCTGACCGAAGGGATCATCGCGAAGCGGGCGGAGATATCCGGCATCGAGGTCGTCGCGGGCGAGCAGGGGATCGATGTGCAGGTGAGCCTGGTCGACGACGTCGCCGATCGGCTGCGGGCACGCCGCCGCAGCATGGCGGGGCCGGTCGGTTGCGGGCTCTGCGGCATCGAATCGATCGAGCAGGCGGTGCGGCCGGTGCCCGATGTCTCCGCCTCGCCGCTGGCGCTGTCGCATGCCGATATCGTCCGCGCCGTTTCGCTGCTGAACGAAGCGCAGCCGCTGCATCGGGAGACGCGGGCGGTGCATGGCGCCGGCTTCTATATTCCCGGCCAGGGACTGGTTGCGGTGCGCGAAGATGTCGGCCGGCATAATGCGCTGGACAAGCTTTGCGGCGCCGTCATCGGCCTTGGCGAAAGAGGCGGGGACGGCGCCGTCGCCGTGACCAGCCGGCTCTCGGTCGAGATGGTCCAGAAGGCGGCGATCCTCGGCAGTCCCGTGCTGATCGCCATTTCAGCGCCGACCGCTCTTGCCATCCGCACGGCCGAAACGGCCGGCATGACCCTCGTCGCGCTGGTGCGCGGCGAAGATTTCGAGATTTTCACCCACCCGCACCGCATCTCGCCCGGAAGCATCGCCGATGTCGCATGA
- a CDS encoding OFA family MFS transporter gives MTSAETRTDGAVAGSGLLDRERIVARPGFNRWLVPPAALAIHLCIGMAYGFSVFWLPLSKSLGITGPTACPDLTLASALFTTTCDWRVADLGWIYTLFFVLLGSSAAIWGGWLERAGPRKAGVVSACCWCGGIMLAAIGVITHQLWLMWLGAGVIGGIGLGLGYISPVSTLIKWFPDRRGMATGMAIMGFGGGAMIGAPLANLLMNAFKTETSIGVWQTFIAMAAIYFVFMMGGAFGYRIPPAGWRPEGWTPPAAKSTMITTRHVHLRDAHKTKQFWLIWAVLCLNVSAGIGVIGMASPMLQEIFAGSLIGLPDVGFAQLDAGQKASIATIAAGFAGLLSLFNIGGRFFWASLSDKIGRKNTYYCFFIIGIALYALAPSLAGMGNKALFVLAFGVILSMYGGGFSTIPAYLADIFGTQFVGAIHGRLLTAWATAGIVGPVVVNYIREAQIAAGVAPGPSLYTGTMYILAGMLALGLVANSLIRPLSDKWFMSDGEVAALQAKSAAVNAGPTGSFGIGTGGLDAKAVLAWAVVGIPLLWGVWVTLKATFALFG, from the coding sequence ATGACTTCGGCGGAAACACGTACGGACGGAGCGGTGGCGGGCTCGGGCCTGCTCGATCGTGAAAGGATCGTCGCAAGACCCGGTTTCAACAGGTGGCTGGTACCACCGGCCGCGCTCGCCATCCATCTCTGCATCGGCATGGCTTATGGTTTCAGCGTCTTTTGGCTGCCGCTGTCCAAGTCGCTCGGGATCACCGGCCCGACCGCTTGCCCCGATCTGACGCTCGCCTCGGCGCTGTTTACCACCACATGCGACTGGCGCGTTGCCGACCTCGGCTGGATCTATACGCTGTTCTTCGTCCTGCTTGGGTCGTCCGCCGCCATCTGGGGCGGCTGGCTCGAGCGGGCCGGCCCACGCAAGGCGGGCGTCGTTTCCGCCTGCTGCTGGTGCGGCGGCATCATGCTTGCCGCCATTGGTGTTATCACCCATCAGCTCTGGCTGATGTGGCTCGGCGCCGGCGTGATCGGCGGCATCGGTCTCGGACTCGGTTACATCTCACCGGTCTCGACGCTGATCAAATGGTTTCCCGACCGGCGCGGCATGGCGACCGGCATGGCGATCATGGGCTTCGGCGGCGGCGCGATGATCGGCGCTCCGCTTGCCAACCTGCTGATGAATGCCTTCAAGACCGAGACGTCGATCGGCGTCTGGCAGACCTTCATCGCCATGGCGGCGATCTATTTCGTCTTCATGATGGGCGGCGCCTTCGGCTATCGCATTCCGCCGGCCGGCTGGCGGCCGGAAGGTTGGACGCCGCCTGCGGCCAAGAGCACGATGATCACCACCAGGCATGTGCACCTGCGCGATGCCCACAAGACCAAGCAGTTCTGGCTGATCTGGGCGGTGCTTTGCCTCAACGTCTCGGCCGGCATCGGGGTTATCGGCATGGCCTCGCCGATGCTGCAGGAAATCTTCGCCGGCTCGCTGATCGGCCTGCCGGATGTCGGTTTCGCCCAGCTCGACGCCGGCCAGAAGGCGTCGATCGCGACGATTGCCGCCGGTTTTGCCGGCCTGCTGTCGCTCTTCAATATCGGCGGGCGGTTCTTCTGGGCGTCACTCTCCGACAAGATCGGCCGCAAGAACACCTATTACTGCTTCTTCATCATCGGCATCGCGCTTTATGCGCTGGCGCCCAGCCTTGCCGGCATGGGCAATAAGGCGCTGTTCGTTCTCGCCTTCGGCGTCATTCTGTCGATGTATGGCGGCGGTTTTTCGACGATCCCAGCCTATCTCGCCGATATTTTCGGGACCCAGTTTGTCGGCGCCATCCACGGACGGCTGCTGACGGCCTGGGCAACGGCTGGCATCGTCGGTCCCGTCGTCGTCAACTATATCCGCGAGGCGCAGATCGCCGCCGGTGTTGCTCCCGGTCCGAGCCTCTATACCGGCACGATGTACATCCTCGCCGGCATGCTGGCCCTCGGCCTTGTTGCCAATTCACTGATCAGGCCGCTTTCGGATAAATGGTTCATGTCCGATGGTGAGGTCGCTGCGCTGCAGGCGAAGTCGGCGGCCGTTAATGCCGGGCCGACGGGTTCCTTCGGCATTGGTACAGGCGGACTGGACGCCAAGGCGGTGCTTGCCTGGGCCGTCGTCGGCATTCCGCTGCTCTGGGGTGTCTGGGTAACGCTGAAGGCGACCTTCGCGCTGTTCGGGTAA
- a CDS encoding PAS domain-containing methyl-accepting chemotaxis protein has translation MFGLASDSNYILDAISKSQAIIEFDLNGNILTANENFCKALGYRLNEIVGKHHSMFCEPAYAATPEYRAFWARLGHGEYDAGAYKRFAKGNREIWIQASYNPVSKGGKPFKVVKFAADITAAKKQAVEDSGKLEAISRSQAVIEFTPKGEILTANENFCQAMGYSLAEIAGKHHSMFCDPAHTRTEEYSSFWQRLGNGEFIANEFVRFGKGGREIWIQAAYNPIVDADGKVYKVVKFATDVTQRMSAISQLGGALRQLSEGDLTRTVDTPFVPSMEQLRHDFNTAVKGLADTMKTIGENAIAIAAGSSQIGTSADSFSKRTEQQAASIEETAAALEEITTTVNDSSSRADEAGRLVAVTKQGAEQSGVVVRNAVAAMDQIEQSSREITNIIGVIDDIAFQTNLLALNAGVEAARAGEAGKGFAVVAQEVRELAQRSAKAAKEIKALINTSSDLVKNGVGLVGQTGKALEEIVTQVGDINGNVVAIVEVSREQATGLKEINQAVNSLDQATQQNAAMVEESTAASHSLAKEAETLRVLLARFRLPGQTRTQAGPQTAGRLEARQTGSPALHLVSRLAKAHGAAAATAQSWEEF, from the coding sequence ATGTTTGGTCTAGCCTCCGATTCGAATTACATTCTTGACGCCATCTCCAAGTCGCAGGCGATCATCGAATTCGATCTCAACGGCAATATTCTCACGGCGAACGAGAATTTCTGCAAGGCGCTTGGTTATCGCCTCAACGAGATCGTCGGCAAGCACCACAGCATGTTCTGCGAGCCGGCCTATGCGGCGACGCCCGAATATCGCGCCTTCTGGGCGCGGCTCGGACACGGCGAATATGACGCCGGCGCCTATAAGCGCTTCGCCAAAGGCAACAGGGAAATATGGATCCAGGCGTCCTATAATCCCGTTTCCAAAGGCGGAAAGCCGTTCAAGGTGGTGAAATTCGCCGCCGACATCACAGCCGCGAAGAAGCAGGCGGTCGAGGATTCCGGTAAGCTTGAGGCGATCTCGCGCTCGCAGGCGGTGATCGAATTTACCCCAAAGGGCGAGATCCTGACCGCGAACGAGAATTTCTGCCAGGCCATGGGATATTCGCTGGCCGAAATCGCCGGCAAACATCACAGCATGTTCTGCGACCCGGCCCACACCCGCACCGAGGAATACAGCAGCTTCTGGCAGCGTCTTGGCAATGGCGAATTCATTGCCAACGAATTCGTCCGCTTCGGCAAAGGTGGCCGCGAAATCTGGATCCAGGCGGCTTATAATCCGATCGTCGATGCCGACGGCAAAGTCTACAAAGTCGTGAAGTTCGCAACCGACGTCACCCAGCGGATGAGCGCGATTTCCCAGCTCGGCGGCGCGCTGCGCCAGCTTTCCGAAGGTGATCTGACGAGGACGGTGGACACGCCCTTCGTCCCCTCGATGGAGCAGTTGCGCCACGATTTCAACACCGCGGTCAAAGGTCTTGCCGATACGATGAAGACGATCGGCGAGAATGCCATTGCGATCGCCGCCGGTTCGAGCCAGATCGGCACATCGGCGGATTCCTTTTCCAAGCGGACGGAACAGCAAGCCGCATCGATCGAGGAGACCGCAGCCGCGCTGGAGGAAATCACTACCACCGTCAACGATTCCAGTAGCCGCGCCGATGAGGCGGGACGCCTTGTCGCCGTGACCAAGCAGGGCGCAGAGCAGTCGGGCGTGGTGGTTCGCAACGCCGTCGCCGCCATGGACCAGATCGAGCAGTCCTCGCGCGAAATCACCAATATCATCGGTGTCATCGACGATATCGCTTTCCAGACCAATCTCCTGGCGCTGAATGCCGGCGTCGAAGCCGCCCGCGCCGGCGAAGCCGGCAAGGGCTTTGCGGTGGTAGCCCAGGAAGTCCGCGAACTCGCCCAGCGCTCCGCCAAGGCGGCCAAGGAGATCAAGGCGCTGATCAATACGTCGAGCGACCTCGTCAAGAACGGTGTCGGCCTCGTCGGCCAGACCGGTAAGGCGCTCGAGGAGATCGTCACCCAGGTCGGCGATATCAACGGCAACGTCGTTGCCATCGTCGAAGTCTCACGGGAACAGGCAACCGGGCTCAAGGAAATCAACCAGGCGGTCAATTCGCTCGACCAGGCAACCCAGCAGAATGCCGCCATGGTCGAGGAGAGCACCGCCGCCAGCCACAGCCTGGCAAAGGAAGCCGAAACGCTGCGGGTCCTGCTGGCACGATTCCGCCTGCCCGGTCAGACCCGGACCCAGGCCGGGCCTCAGACCGCCGGCAGGCTGGAAGCACGACAGACAGGCTCGCCGGCGCTGCATCTCGTTTCCCGTCTCGCCAAAGCGCACGGCGCTGCCGCTGCAACGGCGCAGAGCTGGGAAGAGTTCTGA
- a CDS encoding formate dehydrogenase subunit delta: protein MSHDTKTKLVYMANQIATFFKSQPASEAVEGVANHINKFWEPRMRRQLFEILEKEENGLDALVLQAAPMIRKPEAEAQQIR, encoded by the coding sequence ATGTCGCATGATACCAAGACCAAGCTCGTTTATATGGCAAACCAGATCGCCACCTTCTTCAAGAGCCAGCCGGCAAGCGAGGCGGTCGAGGGGGTCGCCAATCATATCAACAAATTCTGGGAGCCGCGCATGCGGCGGCAATTGTTCGAAATTCTCGAAAAGGAGGAAAACGGCCTGGATGCCCTCGTGCTGCAGGCCGCTCCGATGATCCGCAAACCGGAGGCGGAAGCACAGCAGATCCGGTAA
- a CDS encoding Lrp/AsnC family transcriptional regulator — protein sequence MISVDDLDTELLSALRHNARISVSSLAAMTGASRATVAARIDRLVAAGTIVGFTIRTGHETRSAGVRAIVMIEVLGKLADRVADQLRGLPQVRALHSTNGKWDFVAELEDRDLAAFDETLRRIRLINGINSTESNILLKTSKTGF from the coding sequence GTGATCAGCGTGGACGATCTCGATACCGAGCTTCTGAGTGCCCTTCGCCATAATGCCCGGATTTCCGTCTCCTCGCTCGCGGCGATGACGGGCGCCTCGCGGGCAACGGTTGCCGCGCGGATCGACCGGCTGGTCGCCGCCGGCACCATCGTCGGCTTCACCATCCGCACCGGTCATGAGACGCGGTCGGCCGGCGTGCGCGCCATCGTCATGATCGAGGTGCTCGGCAAACTCGCCGACCGGGTGGCCGACCAGCTGCGCGGCCTGCCGCAGGTGCGCGCCCTTCATAGCACCAACGGCAAATGGGATTTCGTCGCCGAACTCGAGGATCGCGATCTTGCGGCCTTCGACGAAACGCTGCGCCGCATCCGGCTGATCAACGGGATCAATTCGACGGAGAGCAATATTCTGCTGAAGACGAGCAAGACGGGTTTTTAG